Proteins encoded together in one Camelina sativa cultivar DH55 chromosome 9, Cs, whole genome shotgun sequence window:
- the LOC104714163 gene encoding epidermis-specific secreted glycoprotein EP1-like, whose protein sequence is MEFSVTLALCFTLSIILIGAQAKVPVDDQFKVVNEGGYTDYSPIEYNPDVRGFVPFSDNFRLCFYNTTSNAYTLALRIGNRAQESTLRWVWEANRGSPVKENATLTFGEDGNLVLAEADGRVVWQTNTANKGVVGIKILENGNMVIYDSNGKFVWQSFDTPTDTLLVGQSLKRNGRTKLVSRLSPSVNTNGPYSLVMEAKKLVLYYTTNKTPKPIAYYEYEFFTKITQLQSMTFGAVEDSDTTWGLHMEGVDSGSKFNVSTFLSRPKHNATLSFIRLESDGNIRVWSYSTAATATAWDVTYTAFTNDDTDGNDECRIPEHCLGFGLCKKGQCNACPSDKGLLGWDETCKTPSLASCDPKTFHYFKIEGADSFMTKYNGGSSATESACGDKCTRDCKCLGFFYNRKSSRCWLGYELKTLTRTGDSTLVAYVKAPNANKKSTL, encoded by the coding sequence ATGGAATTCTCAGTCACATTAGCTCTCTGTTTCACTCTTTCCATCATCTTGATCGGAGCACAAGCCAAAGTTCCCGTCGACGATCAATTCAAAGTGGTCAACGAAGGAGGCTACACCGATTACAGTCCGATCGAATACAACCCCGACGTACGTGGCTTCGTCCCCTTCAGCGACAACTTCCGTCTCTGTTTCTACAACACAACCTCGAACGCATACACTCTCGCTCTTAGGATCGGAAACAGAGCCCAAGAATCCACCCTAAGATGGGTCTGGGAAGCAAACAGAGGTTCACCGGTCAAAGAAAACGCGACGTTGACTTTCGGAGAAGACGGAAACCTTGTACTTGCCGAAGCCGATGGTCGTGTAGTATGGCAAACGAATACAGCTAACAAAGGCGTCGTGGGGATCAAAATCTTGGAGAATGGCAATATGGTAATATACGATTCCAATGGAAAATTCGTATGGCAGAGCTTTGACACTCCAACCGACACGCTTCTCGTCGGACAGTCTTTGAAACGCAACGGTCGGACCAAGCTCGTAAGCAGACTGTCTCCATCGGTCAACACAAACGGACCATACAGTCTCGTCATGGAAGCCAAGAAGCTAGTCTTGTACTACACGACAAACAAAACTCCGAAACCAATCGCTTATTATGAATACGAATTCTTCACCAAGATAACACAATTACAGTCTATGACGTTCGGAGCCGTGGAAGATTCCGACACTACGTGGGGTCTACACATGGAAGGTGTCGATTCTGGTTCTAAATTCAACGTTTCAACGTTCCTCTCGCGGCCGAAACACAACGCGACGTTGAGTTTTATTCGGTTAGAATCGGACGGAAACATCAGAGTTTGGAGTTACAGCACCGCAGCGACTGCGACTGCTTGGGACGTGACATACACGGCGTTTACCAACGACGACACTGACGGTAACGACGAGTGTAGGATCCCTGAGCATTGTTTGGGGTTCGGGTTATGTAAGAAAGGTCAGTGTAACGCTTGTCCTAGCGACAAAGGGCTTCTTGGTTGGGATGAGACTTGTAAAACTCCGAGTCTCGCAAGTTGTGATCCCAAGACATTTCACTACTTCAAGATCGAAGGAGCTGATAGTTTTATGACAAAATATAACGGTGGATCGTCGGCAACGGAGAGTGCGTGTGGGGACAAGTGTACGAGAGATTGtaagtgtttagggtttttctacaATAGGAAGAGTTCGAGGTGTTGGTTGGGCTACGAGCTCAAGACATTGACTAGAACCGGAGATTCTACGCTGGTTGCCTATGTCAAAGCTCCTAATGCTAACAAAAAGTCAACTCTATGA
- the LOC104715978 gene encoding uncharacterized protein LOC104715978, which translates to MGQDYSYSQPDSSDEYDRYSQDTEEREVEALIRMDEAESNLLNTQATLYPPQPEVEFGFPKVCYCGGQPILSSNENRRFFTCGNVDDGDMHIHKWWDAAVMEEISEMNRQRELLTEKVDSITFACDYDSHIRNETEQKIAQLEKIVFEQGKSRNKFRY; encoded by the exons ATGGGCCAAGACTACAGCTACTCTCAGCCTGATTCCTCAGATGAGTATGATAGATATTCGCAGGACACTGAGGAGAGGGAAGTAGAAGCTTTGATTCGGATGGATGAGGCTGAGAGTAACTTACTCAACACTCAGGCGACTCTATACCCTCCCCAACCTGAGGTTGAATTCGGATTCCCCAAGGTATGTTACTGTGGTGGTCAGCCTATTCTATCCTCAAACGAGAACAGAAG GTTCTTCACATGTGGGAATGTTGATGATGGCGATATGCATATCCACAAGTGGTGGGATGCAGCAGTCATGGAGGAGATAAGTGAGATGAACAGACAACGTGAACTGCTGACGGAGAAGGTAGATAGCATCACATTCGCGTGTGACTACGACTCACACATCCGTAATGAAACTGAGCAGAAAATAGCCCAGTTAGAGAAGATAGTGTTTGAGCAAGGGAAGAGCAGAAATAAGTTTAGATATTAA
- the LOC104714164 gene encoding epidermis-specific secreted glycoprotein EP1-like, with amino-acid sequence MEFSVTLALCFTLSIILIGAQAKVPVDDQFKVVNEGGYTDYSPIEYNPDVRGFVPFSDNFRLCFYNTTSNAYTLALRIGNRAQESTLRWVWEANRGSPVKENATLSFGEDGNLVLAESDGRLVWQTNTANKGVVGIKILENGNMVIYDSNGKFVWQSFDTPTDTLLVGQSLKVNGQNKLVSRLSPSVNTNGPYSLVMEAKKLVLYYTTNKTPKPIAYYEYEFFTKITQLQSMTFGAVEDSDTTWGLHMEGVDSGSQFNVSTFLSRPKHNATLSFLRLESDGNIRVWSYSTAATATAWDVTYTAFTNVDTDGNDECRIPEHCLGFGLCKKGQCNACPSDIGLLGWDETCKTPSLASCDPKTFHYFKIEGADSFMTKYNGGSSATESACGDKCTKDCKCLGFFYNRKSSRCWLGYELKTLTKTGDSSLVAYVKAPNASKKSALAI; translated from the coding sequence ATGGAATTCTCAGTCACATTAGCTCTCTGTTTCACTCTCTCCATCATCTTGATCGGAGCACAAGCCAAAGTTCCCGTCGACGATCAATTCAAAGTGGTCAACGAAGGAGGCTACACCGATTACAGTCCGATCGAATACAACCCCGACGTACGTGGCTTCGTCCCCTTCAGCGACAACTTCCGTCTCTGTTTCTACAACACAACCTCGAACGCATACACTCTCGCTCTTAGAATCGGAAACAGAGCCCAAGAATCCACCCTTAGATGGGTTTGGGAAGCAAACAGAGGCTCACCGGTCAAAGAAAACGCGACGTTGTCTTTCGGAGAAGACGGAAACCTTGTACTTGCCGAATCCGATGGTCGCCTGGTATGGCAAACGAACACAGCTAACAAAGGCGTCGTGGGGATCAAAATCTTGGAGAATGGCAATATGGTAATATACGATTCCAATGGAAAATTCGTATGGCAGAGCTTTGACACTCCAACCGACACGCTTCTAGTCGGACAGTCTTTGAAAGTCAATGGTCAGAACAAGCTCGTAAGCAGACTGTCTCCATCCGTCAACACAAACGGACCTTACAGTCTTGTTATGGAAGCCAAGAAGCTAGTCTTGTACTACACGACAAACAAAACTCCGAAACCAATCGCTTATTATGAATACGAATTCTTCACCAAGATAACACAATTACAGTCTATGACGTTCGGAGCCGTCGAGGATTCCGACACTACGTGGGGTCTACACATGGAGGGAGTGGACTCTGGTTCTCAATTCAACGTTTCGACGTTCCTCTCGCGGCCTAAACACAACGCGACATTGAGTTTTCTTCGGTTAGAGTCAGATGGAAACATCAGAGTTTGGAGTTACAGCACCGCAGCGACTGCGACTGCTTGGGACGTGACATACACGGCGTTTACTAACGTCGACACTGACGGTAACGACGAGTGTAGGATCCCTGAGCATTGTTTAGGGTTTGGTCTGTGTAAGAAAGGTCAGTGTAACGCTTGTCCTAGCGACATAGGTCTTCTTGGTTGGGACGAGACTTGTAAGACCCCGAGTCTTGCTAGTTGCGATCCCAAGACATTTCATTATTTCAAGATCGAAGGAGCTGATAGTTTCATGACGAAGTATAACGGTGGATCGTCGGCGACGGAGAGTGCTTGTGGGGACAAGTGTACGAAAGATTGCaaatgtttagggtttttctacaATAGGAAGAGTTCGAGGTGTTGGTTGGGTTATGAGCTCAAGACATTGACCAAAACCGGAGATTCTTCGCTGGTTGCCTATGTCAAGGCTCCTAATGCTAGCAAGAAGTCAGCTCTTGCCATTTGA
- the LOC104714165 gene encoding ubiquitin-conjugating enzyme E2 35, with the protein MANSNLPRRIIKETQRLLSEPAPGISASPSEDNMRYFNVMILGPSQSPYEGGVFKLELFLPEEYPMAAPKVRFLTKIYHPNIDKLGRICLDILKDKWSPALQIRTVLLSIQALLSAPNPDDPLSENIAKHWKSNEAEAVETAKEWTRLYASGA; encoded by the exons ATGGCCAACAGTAATTTGCCGCGAAGAATCATCAAG GAGACTCAACGTCTGCTCAGTGAACCGG CTCCCGGTATAAGTGCCTCTCCTTCTGAGGATAATATGCGCTATTTCAATGTTATGATTCTTGGTCCTTCACAATCACCTTATGAAG GAGGAGTTTTCAAGTTGGAGCTCTTTTTGCCTGAAGAATACCCTATGGCTGCTCCCAAG GTTAGGTTTCTCACAAAGATATACCATCCTAACATTGACAAG CTGGGAAGAATATGTCTTGATATTCTGAAGGACAAATGGAGCCCTGCACTACAAATACGAACAGTGCTCTTAAG TATTCAAGCTCTTCTGAGTGCACCAAACCCAGATGATCCGCTGTCTGAGAACATTGCTAAGCATTGGAAGAGTAATGAGGCAGAAGCTGTGGAGACAG CCAAGGAATGGACCCGTCTTTACGCAAGCGGCGCATAA
- the LOC104714167 gene encoding uncharacterized membrane protein At1g16860-like isoform X1: MGSRYASHQLSNGLFVSGRPEQPKEKPPTMSSVAMPYTGGDIKKSGELGKMFDIPTDGTKSRKSGPITGTSSRSGAQSGPVPNATGRMSGSLASAGSNSMKKTNSGPLSKHGEPLKKSSGPQSGGVTRQNSGPIPILPTTGLITSGPITSGPLNSSGAPRKISGPLDYSGSMKTHMTSVVHNQAVTTLGPEDDFSCMKSFPKPVLWLVILIFVMGFLAGGFILGAVHNAVLLIVVAVLFTVVAALFFWNISCERRGIIDFIARYPDADLRTAKNGQYVKVTGVVTCGNVPLESSFHRVPRCVYTSTCLYEYRGWGSKPAGASHRRFTWGLRSAERHVVDFYISDFQSGLRALVKTGNGAKVTPLVDDSVVIDFKPGSEQASPDFVRWLGKRNLANDDQIMRLKEGYIKEGSTVSVIGVVQRNDNVLMIVPTTEPLAAGWQWSKCTFPASLEGIVLRCEDSSNVDAIPV; this comes from the exons atgggtTCAAGATACGCATCTCACCAGCTTAGCAATGGGCTCTTTGTGTCTGGTCGGCCAGAGCAACCCAAAGAAAAGCCTCCAACAATGAGCTCAGTAGCCATGCCATACACCGGGGGTGATATCAAGAAATCAGGAGAATTGGGGAAGATGTTTGAC ATTCCCACAGATGGGACTAAGTCAAGGAAGTCTGGCCCCATAACTGGAACTTCTTCAAGAAGTGGTGCGCAGTCAGGTCCAGTTCCTAATGCTACCGGTCGTATGTCTGGCTCTTTAGCTTCTGCTGGCTCAAAttcaatgaagaaaacaaattctgggCCTTTGTCTAAGCACGGGGAGCCTTTAAAGAAATCCTCTGGTCCGCAATCAGGTGGTGTAACAAGGCAAAATTCCGGCCCTATTCCTATACTCCCAACTACAGGTCTCATAACATCTGGGCCAATTACCTCGGGCCCTTTAAATTCATCTGGGGCTCCCAGGAAAATTTCTGGTCCTCTAGACTATTCTGGTTCGATGAAGACACATATGACTTCCGTTGTCCACAACCAAGCAGTAACTACCCTTGGTCCAGAAGATGACTTTTCCTGCATGAAGAGCTTCCCCAAGCCTGTGCTGTGGCTGGTGATACTTATATTTGTAATGGGATTCCTTGCTGGAGGCTTCATTCTTGGAGCAGTTCACAATGCAGTTCTCCTCATTGTTGTGGCGGTCTTGTTCACAGTTGTTGCTGCACTTTTCTTTTGGAATATTTCTTGTGAAAGACGTGGTATCATAGATTTCATCGCTCGTTATCCTGATGCTGATCTTAGAACTGCCAAAAATGGTCAATACGTGAAGGTCACTGGG GTTGTCACCTGTGGTAATGTGCCTCTTGAATCATCCTTCCATAGAGTTCCCAGATGTGTATACACGTCTACTTGTCTATATGAGTACCGTGGATGGGGTTCAAAGCCAGCCGGTGCTTCACATCGTCGTTTCACATGGGGTCTGAGATCAGCAGAG AGGCATGTGGTAGACTTCTACATTTCTGATTTCCAATCTGGGCTCAGAGCATTGGTCAAAACCGGAAACGGTGCAAAGGTAACACCTCTCGTCGATGATTCTGTTGTCATCGATTTTAAGCCAGGAAGCGAGCAAGCCTCTCCAGACTTTGTAAGGTGGTTGGGTAAAAGGAATCTAGCCAATGATGATCAAATAATGCGGCTTAAAGAAGG GTATATCAAAGAAGGAAGCACAGTAAGTGTGATTGGAGTGGTTCAGAGAAACGATAACGTGTTGATGATAGTTCCAACGACAGAACCATTAGCAGCTGGTTGGCAATGGAGTAAATGCACATTCCCTGCAAGTCTTGAAGGAATTGTATTGAGATGCGAAGATTCGTCCAACGTAGATGCAATTCCTGTCTGA
- the LOC104714167 gene encoding uncharacterized membrane protein At1g16860-like isoform X2 — protein MGSRYASHQLSNGLFVSGRPEQPKEKPPTMSSVAMPYTGGDIKKSGELGKMFDIPTDGTKSRKSGPITGTSSRSGAQSGPVPNATGPVPNATGRMSGSLASAGSNSMKKTNSGPLSKHGEPLKKSSGPQSGGVTRQNSGPIPILPTTGLITSGPITSGPLNSSGAPRKISGPLDYSGSMKTHMTSVVHNQAVTTLGPEDDFSCMKSFPKPVLWLVILIFVMGFLAGGFILGAVHNAVLLIVVAVLFTVVAALFFWNISCERRGIIDFIARYPDADLRTAKNGQYVKVTGVVTCGNVPLESSFHRVPRCVYTSTCLYEYRGWGSKPAGASHRRFTWGLRSAERHVVDFYISDFQSGLRALVKTGNGAKVTPLVDDSVVIDFKPGSEQASPDFVRWLGKRNLANDDQIMRLKEGYIKEGSTVSVIGVVQRNDNVLMIVPTTEPLAAGWQWSKCTFPASLEGIVLRCEDSSNVDAIPV, from the exons atgggtTCAAGATACGCATCTCACCAGCTTAGCAATGGGCTCTTTGTGTCTGGTCGGCCAGAGCAACCCAAAGAAAAGCCTCCAACAATGAGCTCAGTAGCCATGCCATACACCGGGGGTGATATCAAGAAATCAGGAGAATTGGGGAAGATGTTTGACATTCCCACAGATGGGACTAAGTCAAGGAAGTCTGGCCCCATAACTGGAACTTCTTCAAGAAGTGGTGCGCAGTCAGGTCCAGTTCCTAATGCTACCG GTCCAGTTCCTAATGCTACCGGTCGTATGTCTGGCTCTTTAGCTTCTGCTGGCTCAAAttcaatgaagaaaacaaattctgggCCTTTGTCTAAGCACGGGGAGCCTTTAAAGAAATCCTCTGGTCCGCAATCAGGTGGTGTAACAAGGCAAAATTCCGGCCCTATTCCTATACTCCCAACTACAGGTCTCATAACATCTGGGCCAATTACCTCGGGCCCTTTAAATTCATCTGGGGCTCCCAGGAAAATTTCTGGTCCTCTAGACTATTCTGGTTCGATGAAGACACATATGACTTCCGTTGTCCACAACCAAGCAGTAACTACCCTTGGTCCAGAAGATGACTTTTCCTGCATGAAGAGCTTCCCCAAGCCTGTGCTGTGGCTGGTGATACTTATATTTGTAATGGGATTCCTTGCTGGAGGCTTCATTCTTGGAGCAGTTCACAATGCAGTTCTCCTCATTGTTGTGGCGGTCTTGTTCACAGTTGTTGCTGCACTTTTCTTTTGGAATATTTCTTGTGAAAGACGTGGTATCATAGATTTCATCGCTCGTTATCCTGATGCTGATCTTAGAACTGCCAAAAATGGTCAATACGTGAAGGTCACTGGG GTTGTCACCTGTGGTAATGTGCCTCTTGAATCATCCTTCCATAGAGTTCCCAGATGTGTATACACGTCTACTTGTCTATATGAGTACCGTGGATGGGGTTCAAAGCCAGCCGGTGCTTCACATCGTCGTTTCACATGGGGTCTGAGATCAGCAGAG AGGCATGTGGTAGACTTCTACATTTCTGATTTCCAATCTGGGCTCAGAGCATTGGTCAAAACCGGAAACGGTGCAAAGGTAACACCTCTCGTCGATGATTCTGTTGTCATCGATTTTAAGCCAGGAAGCGAGCAAGCCTCTCCAGACTTTGTAAGGTGGTTGGGTAAAAGGAATCTAGCCAATGATGATCAAATAATGCGGCTTAAAGAAGG GTATATCAAAGAAGGAAGCACAGTAAGTGTGATTGGAGTGGTTCAGAGAAACGATAACGTGTTGATGATAGTTCCAACGACAGAACCATTAGCAGCTGGTTGGCAATGGAGTAAATGCACATTCCCTGCAAGTCTTGAAGGAATTGTATTGAGATGCGAAGATTCGTCCAACGTAGATGCAATTCCTGTCTGA
- the LOC104714168 gene encoding uncharacterized protein LOC104714168 — MARSFSPSLSLSRCRFVASSLLPSSQTVFFRSQSSNRRSNRRGELYEIDTAASQSQSQSDPLLHKLEDAVHRIMVRRSAPDWLPFVPGASYWVPPPRSQTHGIAKLVEKLANPISDEESISLSSVRGWPSSDYFIKGVQPQSMETEVASNTASHSEDEEG; from the exons ATGGCTCGATCGTTCTCtccttcactttctctctctcggtgCCGTTTCGTCGCATCTTCTCTTCTCCCTTCATCTCAAACCGTCTTCTTCCGATCTCAATCCTCGAATCGACGGTCAAACCGTAGAGGTGAGCTCTACGAGATCGATACCGCCGCATCGCAGTCGCAATCGCAATCGGATCCTCTTCTCCATAAGTTGGAAGATGCTGTCCACCGGATAATGGTACGCCGATCCGCACCCGATTGGCTCCCTTTTGTTCCCGGTGCTTCTTATTGGGTTCCACCTCCTAGATCCCAGACTCATGGGATCGCCAAGCTCGTTGAGAAGCTGGCCAATCCTATCTCTGATGAAGAATCTATTTCTCTCTCATCGGTTCGAGGATGGCCTTCCTCTGATTACTTCATCAAag GTGTACAGCCTCAATCAATGGAGACGGAGGTGGCTTCAAATACTGCATCACACTCTGAGGACGAGGAAGGGTAG
- the LOC104714169 gene encoding reticulon-like protein B22, which yields MGEMGKAMGLLISGTLVYYHCAYRNATLLSLFADVFIVLLCSLAILGLLFRQLNVSVPVDPLEWQISQDTASNIVARLANTVGAAEGVLRVAATGHDKRLFVKVVICLYFLSALGRLISGVTVAYAGLCSFCLSMVCQNSQNSQSLGNCVLKRGNAEILEQEANSDK from the exons atgggagagATGGGGAAGGCGATGGGATTACTGATTAGCGGGACGCTTGTGTATTACCACTGTGCATATCGCAACgcaactcttctctctttattcGCCgatgttttcattgttttattatGCTCTCTCGCCATTCTCGGTCTCCTTTTTCGCCAACTCAATGTCTC GGTACCAGTGGATCCACTAGAGTGGCAAATATCACAGGACACAGCAAGTAACATTGTTGCTCGTTTAGCTAATACCGTTGGGGCAGCAGAGGGTGTTCTGAGGGTTGCAGCAACCGGACATGACAAGAGACTTTTTGTCAAG GTCGTAATCTGCCTTTACTTCTTATCAGCTCTCGGGCGACTCATATCAGGTGTAACCGTTGCTTATGCAG GACTATGCTCGTTCTGTCTCTCCATGGTCTGTCAGAATTCTCAGAATTCTCAATCTCTTGGAAACTGTGTGCTAAAACGAGGAAATGCTGAGATTTTAGAACAAGAAGCAAATTCTGATAAATAA